A region of Saimiri boliviensis isolate mSaiBol1 chromosome 8, mSaiBol1.pri, whole genome shotgun sequence DNA encodes the following proteins:
- the ECE2 gene encoding endothelin-converting enzyme 2 isoform X6, with the protein MNVALQELGAGGNVGFRKGTRQLLGSRTQLELVLAGVSLLLAALLLGCLVALGVQYHRDRLTVSYPPAMSPATDPSHSTCFTEACIRVAGKILESLDRGVSPCEDFYQFSCGGWIRRNPLPDGHSRWNTFNSLWDQNQAILKHLLENTTFNSSSEAEQKTQRFYLSCLQVERIEELGAQPLRDLIDKIGGWNITGPWDQDNFMEVLKAVAGTYRATPFFTVYVSADSKSSNSNVIQVDQSGLFLPSRDYYLNRTANEKVLTAYLDYMEELGVLLGGRPASTREQMQQVLELEIQLANITVPQDERRDEEKIYHKMSISELQALAPSMDWLEFLSFLLSPLELSDSEPVVVYGMDYLQQVSELINRTEPSILNNYLIWNLVQKTTSSLDRRFESAQEKLLETLYGTKKSCVPRWQTCISHTDDALGFALGSLFVKATFDRQSKEIAEGMISEIRAAFEEALGQLVWMDEKTRQAAKEKADTIYDMIGFPDFILEPKELDDVYDGYEVSEDSFFQNMLNLYNFSAKVMADQLRKPPSRDQWSMTPQTVNAYYLPTKNEMVFPAGILQAPFYARNHPKALNFGGIGVVMGHELTHAFDDQGREYDKEGNLRPWWQNESLAAFRNHTACMEEQYNQYQVNGERLNGRQTLGENIADNGGLKAAYNAYEAWLRKHGEELQLPAVGLTNHQLFFVGFAQVWCSVRTPESSHEGLVTDPHSPARFRVLGTLSNSRDFLQHFSCPVGSPMNPGQLCEVW; encoded by the exons ATGAACGTCGCGCTGCAGGAGCTGGGAGCTGGCGGCAAC GTGGGATTCCGGAAGGGGACAAGGCAGCTGCTAGGCTCCCGCACGCAGCTGGAGCTGGTCTTGGCAGGCGTCTCTCTACTCCTGGCTGCACTGCTTCTGGGCTGCCTTGTGGCCCTGGGGGTCCAGTACCACAGAG ACAGACTGACAGTCTCCTACCCTCCGGCCATGTCCCCTGCCACAGACCCATCCCACAGCACCTGCTTCACAGAGGCCTGCATTCGAGTGGCTGGAAAAATCCTAGAGTCCCTGGACCGAGGGGTGAGCCCCTGTGAGGACTTTTACCAGTTCTCCTGTGGGGGCTGGATTCGGAGGAACCCCCTGCCTGATGGGCATTCTCGCTGGAACACTTTCAACAGCCTCTGGGACCAAAACCAGGCCATACTGAAGCACTTGCTTG AAAACACCACCTTCAACTCCAGCAGTGAAGCTGAGCAGAAGACACAGCGCTTCTACCTATCTTGCCTACAGGTGGAGCGCATTGAGGAGCTGGGAGCCCAGCCGCTGAGAGACCTCATTGACAAG ATCGGCGGGTGGAACATTACAGGGCCCTGGGACCAGGACAACTTTATGGAGGTGTTGAAGGCAGTAGCGGGGACCTACAGGGCTACCCCATTCTTCACCGTCTATGTCAGTGCTGACTCTAAGAGTTCCAACAGCAATGTTATCCAG GTGGACCAGTCTGGGCTCTTCCTGCCCTCTCGGGATTACTACTTAAACAGAACTGCCAATGAGAAA GTGCTTACTGCCTATCTGGACTACATGGAGGAGCTGGGGGTGCTGCTGGGCGGGCGGCCCGCCTCCACAAGGGAGCAGATGCAGCAGGTGCTGGAGCTGGAGATACAACTGGCCAACATCACGGTGCCCCAGGACGAGCGGCGCGACGAGGAGAAGATCTATCACAAGATGAGCATTTCAGAGCTGCAG gctCTAGCGCCCTCCATGGACTGGCTTGAGTTTCTGTCTTTCTTGCTGTCGCCGTTGGAGCTGAGTGACTCTGAGCCCGTGGTGGTGTATGGGATGGATTATTTGCAGCAGGTGTCAGAGCTCATCAACCGCACGGAACCCAG CATCCTGAACAATTACCTGATCTGGAACCTGGTGCAAAAGACAACCTCGAGCCTGGACCGACGCTTTGAGTCTGCACAAGAGAAGCTGCTGGAGACCCTGTACGGCACTAAGAAG TCGTGTGTGCCACGGTGGCAGACCTGCATCTCCCACACAGATGACGCCCTTGGCTTTGCTTTGGGCTCCCTCTTCGTGAAGGCCACATTCGACCGGCAAAGCAAAGAAATT GCAGAGGGGATGATAAGCGAAATCCGGGCTGCATTTGAGGAGGCACTGGGACAGCTGGTTTGGATGGATGAGAAGACCCGCCAGGCAGCCAAGGAGAAA GCAGACACCATCTATGATATGATTGGTTTCCCAGACTTCATCCTGGAGCCCAAAGAGCTGGATGATGTTTATGATGGG TACGAAGTTTCTGAAGATTCTTTCTTCCAAAACATGTTGAATTTGTACAACTTCTCTGCTAAGGTGATGGCTGACCAGCTCCGCAAACCTCCCAGCCGAGACCA GTGGAGCATGACCCCCCAGACAGTGAACGCCTACTACCTTCCAACTAAGAACGAGATGGTCTTCCCCGCAGGCATCCTGCAGGCCCCCTTCTATGCCCGCAACCACCCCAA GGCCCTGAACTTTGGTGGCATCGGTGTGGTCATGGGTCACGAGCTGACACATGCCTTTGATGACCAAG GGCGCGAGTATGACAAAGAAGGGAACCTGCGGCCCTGGTGGCAGAATGAGTCACTGGCCGCCTTCCGCAACCACACGGCCTGCATGGAGGAGCAGTACAACCAATACCAGGTCAATGGCGAGAGGCTCAACGGCCGCCAGACGCTGGGGGAGAACATCGCCGACAACGGGGGGCTGAAGGCTGCCTACAAC GCTTATGAAGCGTGGCTGAGAAAGCATGGGGAGGAGCTGCAGCTGCCAGCCGTGGGGCTCACCAACCACCAGCTCTTCTTCGTGGGATTTGCCCAG GTGTGGTGCTCGGTCCGCACACCAGAGAGCTCTCACGAGGGGCTGGTGACTGACCCCCACAGCCCTGCCCGCTTCCGCGTGCTGGGCACCCTCTCCAACTCCCGCGACTTCCTGCAGCACTTCAGCTGCCCCGTCGGCTCCCCCATGAACCCGGGGCAGCTGTGCGAGGTGTGGTAG
- the ECE2 gene encoding endothelin-converting enzyme 2 isoform X7: MNVALQELGAGGNVGFRKGTRQLLGSRTQLELVLAGVSLLLAALLLGCLVALGVQYHRDPSHSTCFTEACIRVAGKILESLDRGVSPCEDFYQFSCGGWIRRNPLPDGHSRWNTFNSLWDQNQAILKHLLENTTFNSSSEAEQKTQRFYLSCLQVERIEELGAQPLRDLIDKIGGWNITGPWDQDNFMEVLKAVAGTYRATPFFTVYVSADSKSSNSNVIQVDQSGLFLPSRDYYLNRTANEKVLTAYLDYMEELGVLLGGRPASTREQMQQVLELEIQLANITVPQDERRDEEKIYHKMSISELQALAPSMDWLEFLSFLLSPLELSDSEPVVVYGMDYLQQVSELINRTEPSILNNYLIWNLVQKTTSSLDRRFESAQEKLLETLYGTKKSCVPRWQTCISHTDDALGFALGSLFVKATFDRQSKEIAEGMISEIRAAFEEALGQLVWMDEKTRQAAKEKADTIYDMIGFPDFILEPKELDDVYDGYEVSEDSFFQNMLNLYNFSAKVMADQLRKPPSRDQWSMTPQTVNAYYLPTKNEMVFPAGILQAPFYARNHPKALNFGGIGVVMGHELTHAFDDQGREYDKEGNLRPWWQNESLAAFRNHTACMEEQYNQYQVNGERLNGRQTLGENIADNGGLKAAYNAYEAWLRKHGEELQLPAVGLTNHQLFFVGFAQVWCSVRTPESSHEGLVTDPHSPARFRVLGTLSNSRDFLQHFSCPVGSPMNPGQLCEVW, from the exons ATGAACGTCGCGCTGCAGGAGCTGGGAGCTGGCGGCAAC GTGGGATTCCGGAAGGGGACAAGGCAGCTGCTAGGCTCCCGCACGCAGCTGGAGCTGGTCTTGGCAGGCGTCTCTCTACTCCTGGCTGCACTGCTTCTGGGCTGCCTTGTGGCCCTGGGGGTCCAGTACCACAGAG ACCCATCCCACAGCACCTGCTTCACAGAGGCCTGCATTCGAGTGGCTGGAAAAATCCTAGAGTCCCTGGACCGAGGGGTGAGCCCCTGTGAGGACTTTTACCAGTTCTCCTGTGGGGGCTGGATTCGGAGGAACCCCCTGCCTGATGGGCATTCTCGCTGGAACACTTTCAACAGCCTCTGGGACCAAAACCAGGCCATACTGAAGCACTTGCTTG AAAACACCACCTTCAACTCCAGCAGTGAAGCTGAGCAGAAGACACAGCGCTTCTACCTATCTTGCCTACAGGTGGAGCGCATTGAGGAGCTGGGAGCCCAGCCGCTGAGAGACCTCATTGACAAG ATCGGCGGGTGGAACATTACAGGGCCCTGGGACCAGGACAACTTTATGGAGGTGTTGAAGGCAGTAGCGGGGACCTACAGGGCTACCCCATTCTTCACCGTCTATGTCAGTGCTGACTCTAAGAGTTCCAACAGCAATGTTATCCAG GTGGACCAGTCTGGGCTCTTCCTGCCCTCTCGGGATTACTACTTAAACAGAACTGCCAATGAGAAA GTGCTTACTGCCTATCTGGACTACATGGAGGAGCTGGGGGTGCTGCTGGGCGGGCGGCCCGCCTCCACAAGGGAGCAGATGCAGCAGGTGCTGGAGCTGGAGATACAACTGGCCAACATCACGGTGCCCCAGGACGAGCGGCGCGACGAGGAGAAGATCTATCACAAGATGAGCATTTCAGAGCTGCAG gctCTAGCGCCCTCCATGGACTGGCTTGAGTTTCTGTCTTTCTTGCTGTCGCCGTTGGAGCTGAGTGACTCTGAGCCCGTGGTGGTGTATGGGATGGATTATTTGCAGCAGGTGTCAGAGCTCATCAACCGCACGGAACCCAG CATCCTGAACAATTACCTGATCTGGAACCTGGTGCAAAAGACAACCTCGAGCCTGGACCGACGCTTTGAGTCTGCACAAGAGAAGCTGCTGGAGACCCTGTACGGCACTAAGAAG TCGTGTGTGCCACGGTGGCAGACCTGCATCTCCCACACAGATGACGCCCTTGGCTTTGCTTTGGGCTCCCTCTTCGTGAAGGCCACATTCGACCGGCAAAGCAAAGAAATT GCAGAGGGGATGATAAGCGAAATCCGGGCTGCATTTGAGGAGGCACTGGGACAGCTGGTTTGGATGGATGAGAAGACCCGCCAGGCAGCCAAGGAGAAA GCAGACACCATCTATGATATGATTGGTTTCCCAGACTTCATCCTGGAGCCCAAAGAGCTGGATGATGTTTATGATGGG TACGAAGTTTCTGAAGATTCTTTCTTCCAAAACATGTTGAATTTGTACAACTTCTCTGCTAAGGTGATGGCTGACCAGCTCCGCAAACCTCCCAGCCGAGACCA GTGGAGCATGACCCCCCAGACAGTGAACGCCTACTACCTTCCAACTAAGAACGAGATGGTCTTCCCCGCAGGCATCCTGCAGGCCCCCTTCTATGCCCGCAACCACCCCAA GGCCCTGAACTTTGGTGGCATCGGTGTGGTCATGGGTCACGAGCTGACACATGCCTTTGATGACCAAG GGCGCGAGTATGACAAAGAAGGGAACCTGCGGCCCTGGTGGCAGAATGAGTCACTGGCCGCCTTCCGCAACCACACGGCCTGCATGGAGGAGCAGTACAACCAATACCAGGTCAATGGCGAGAGGCTCAACGGCCGCCAGACGCTGGGGGAGAACATCGCCGACAACGGGGGGCTGAAGGCTGCCTACAAC GCTTATGAAGCGTGGCTGAGAAAGCATGGGGAGGAGCTGCAGCTGCCAGCCGTGGGGCTCACCAACCACCAGCTCTTCTTCGTGGGATTTGCCCAG GTGTGGTGCTCGGTCCGCACACCAGAGAGCTCTCACGAGGGGCTGGTGACTGACCCCCACAGCCCTGCCCGCTTCCGCGTGCTGGGCACCCTCTCCAACTCCCGCGACTTCCTGCAGCACTTCAGCTGCCCCGTCGGCTCCCCCATGAACCCGGGGCAGCTGTGCGAGGTGTGGTAG
- the ECE2 gene encoding endothelin-converting enzyme 2 isoform X5: protein MNVALQELGAGGNMVEYKRATLRDEDAPETPVEGGASPDAVEVGFRKGTRQLLGSRTQLELVLAGVSLLLAALLLGCLVALGVQYHRDPSHSTCFTEACIRVAGKILESLDRGVSPCEDFYQFSCGGWIRRNPLPDGHSRWNTFNSLWDQNQAILKHLLENTTFNSSSEAEQKTQRFYLSCLQVERIEELGAQPLRDLIDKIGGWNITGPWDQDNFMEVLKAVAGTYRATPFFTVYVSADSKSSNSNVIQVDQSGLFLPSRDYYLNRTANEKVLTAYLDYMEELGVLLGGRPASTREQMQQVLELEIQLANITVPQDERRDEEKIYHKMSISELQALAPSMDWLEFLSFLLSPLELSDSEPVVVYGMDYLQQVSELINRTEPSILNNYLIWNLVQKTTSSLDRRFESAQEKLLETLYGTKKSCVPRWQTCISHTDDALGFALGSLFVKATFDRQSKEIAEGMISEIRAAFEEALGQLVWMDEKTRQAAKEKADTIYDMIGFPDFILEPKELDDVYDGYEVSEDSFFQNMLNLYNFSAKVMADQLRKPPSRDQWSMTPQTVNAYYLPTKNEMVFPAGILQAPFYARNHPKALNFGGIGVVMGHELTHAFDDQGREYDKEGNLRPWWQNESLAAFRNHTACMEEQYNQYQVNGERLNGRQTLGENIADNGGLKAAYNAYEAWLRKHGEELQLPAVGLTNHQLFFVGFAQVWCSVRTPESSHEGLVTDPHSPARFRVLGTLSNSRDFLQHFSCPVGSPMNPGQLCEVW, encoded by the exons ATGAACGTCGCGCTGCAGGAGCTGGGAGCTGGCGGCAAC ATGGTGGAGTACAAACGGGCCACGCTTCGGGATGAAGACGCACCCGAGACCCCCGTAGAGGGCGGGGCCTCCCCGGACGCCGTGGAG GTGGGATTCCGGAAGGGGACAAGGCAGCTGCTAGGCTCCCGCACGCAGCTGGAGCTGGTCTTGGCAGGCGTCTCTCTACTCCTGGCTGCACTGCTTCTGGGCTGCCTTGTGGCCCTGGGGGTCCAGTACCACAGAG ACCCATCCCACAGCACCTGCTTCACAGAGGCCTGCATTCGAGTGGCTGGAAAAATCCTAGAGTCCCTGGACCGAGGGGTGAGCCCCTGTGAGGACTTTTACCAGTTCTCCTGTGGGGGCTGGATTCGGAGGAACCCCCTGCCTGATGGGCATTCTCGCTGGAACACTTTCAACAGCCTCTGGGACCAAAACCAGGCCATACTGAAGCACTTGCTTG AAAACACCACCTTCAACTCCAGCAGTGAAGCTGAGCAGAAGACACAGCGCTTCTACCTATCTTGCCTACAGGTGGAGCGCATTGAGGAGCTGGGAGCCCAGCCGCTGAGAGACCTCATTGACAAG ATCGGCGGGTGGAACATTACAGGGCCCTGGGACCAGGACAACTTTATGGAGGTGTTGAAGGCAGTAGCGGGGACCTACAGGGCTACCCCATTCTTCACCGTCTATGTCAGTGCTGACTCTAAGAGTTCCAACAGCAATGTTATCCAG GTGGACCAGTCTGGGCTCTTCCTGCCCTCTCGGGATTACTACTTAAACAGAACTGCCAATGAGAAA GTGCTTACTGCCTATCTGGACTACATGGAGGAGCTGGGGGTGCTGCTGGGCGGGCGGCCCGCCTCCACAAGGGAGCAGATGCAGCAGGTGCTGGAGCTGGAGATACAACTGGCCAACATCACGGTGCCCCAGGACGAGCGGCGCGACGAGGAGAAGATCTATCACAAGATGAGCATTTCAGAGCTGCAG gctCTAGCGCCCTCCATGGACTGGCTTGAGTTTCTGTCTTTCTTGCTGTCGCCGTTGGAGCTGAGTGACTCTGAGCCCGTGGTGGTGTATGGGATGGATTATTTGCAGCAGGTGTCAGAGCTCATCAACCGCACGGAACCCAG CATCCTGAACAATTACCTGATCTGGAACCTGGTGCAAAAGACAACCTCGAGCCTGGACCGACGCTTTGAGTCTGCACAAGAGAAGCTGCTGGAGACCCTGTACGGCACTAAGAAG TCGTGTGTGCCACGGTGGCAGACCTGCATCTCCCACACAGATGACGCCCTTGGCTTTGCTTTGGGCTCCCTCTTCGTGAAGGCCACATTCGACCGGCAAAGCAAAGAAATT GCAGAGGGGATGATAAGCGAAATCCGGGCTGCATTTGAGGAGGCACTGGGACAGCTGGTTTGGATGGATGAGAAGACCCGCCAGGCAGCCAAGGAGAAA GCAGACACCATCTATGATATGATTGGTTTCCCAGACTTCATCCTGGAGCCCAAAGAGCTGGATGATGTTTATGATGGG TACGAAGTTTCTGAAGATTCTTTCTTCCAAAACATGTTGAATTTGTACAACTTCTCTGCTAAGGTGATGGCTGACCAGCTCCGCAAACCTCCCAGCCGAGACCA GTGGAGCATGACCCCCCAGACAGTGAACGCCTACTACCTTCCAACTAAGAACGAGATGGTCTTCCCCGCAGGCATCCTGCAGGCCCCCTTCTATGCCCGCAACCACCCCAA GGCCCTGAACTTTGGTGGCATCGGTGTGGTCATGGGTCACGAGCTGACACATGCCTTTGATGACCAAG GGCGCGAGTATGACAAAGAAGGGAACCTGCGGCCCTGGTGGCAGAATGAGTCACTGGCCGCCTTCCGCAACCACACGGCCTGCATGGAGGAGCAGTACAACCAATACCAGGTCAATGGCGAGAGGCTCAACGGCCGCCAGACGCTGGGGGAGAACATCGCCGACAACGGGGGGCTGAAGGCTGCCTACAAC GCTTATGAAGCGTGGCTGAGAAAGCATGGGGAGGAGCTGCAGCTGCCAGCCGTGGGGCTCACCAACCACCAGCTCTTCTTCGTGGGATTTGCCCAG GTGTGGTGCTCGGTCCGCACACCAGAGAGCTCTCACGAGGGGCTGGTGACTGACCCCCACAGCCCTGCCCGCTTCCGCGTGCTGGGCACCCTCTCCAACTCCCGCGACTTCCTGCAGCACTTCAGCTGCCCCGTCGGCTCCCCCATGAACCCGGGGCAGCTGTGCGAGGTGTGGTAG